A region of Rhizorhabdus wittichii RW1 DNA encodes the following proteins:
- a CDS encoding amidohydrolase (PFAM: amidohydrolase; Amidohydrolase 3), with protein sequence MNRLLLKTLLPTLLLGASATAFAATERLSIVSNGETVGSIVVEGEGDRATVDYRVDNNGRGPKHREELTFGAGGIPTAWTIKGSSLMGGTVDESYRWSAGRAQWSSQADAGSAKAKQPPLYVVNDDSPYAIWVYARAALAQPDHSIAVLPSGRISLEQLRTLTVGEGDAATEVTAWRLTGVQLNPSYLLLDKDQKLFALFGPGADGTTIRAGHEAAVPMLGKLGAELETERAFQLQQKLAHRFDAPVRIRNVRLFDPAGGALSPLSTVVVMRDTITQVIADDRLPPPEDEVVIDGEGGTLYPGLHDMHSHATLPSGLMYLAAGVTATRDMGNDNGFLQDLLSKIDAGQVAWPRIVPNGFIEGRSPYSARFGFIPASIDEALKDVRWYADRGYAEIKIYNSMNPDWVRPIAAEAHRLGLRVTGHVPAFDTPDRVIADGYDSIAHLNQLMLGWILRPEEDSRTPLRLTAMARAGSLDLASDKIQATVRLMQQRGIALDTTAVILEQLMMSRARQVPMGQEDFLSHMPIGFQRYRKRSFVTIADKAEADAYQAGYDKMLATIAMLHKAGIRLLPGTDDATGFSVQREVELYVKAGLTPAEALRAATLGAEEFLGRADRLGSIARGKLADLVLVPGDPTKDISAIRRPRMVMKGGAIYFPTEIYTALGIAPFTTAPAIRPATKVAARADEGGDAVGFGYGEHVYAD encoded by the coding sequence GTGAACCGACTGCTCCTCAAGACCCTGCTTCCCACCCTGCTGCTCGGCGCGTCGGCGACCGCCTTCGCCGCCACCGAACGGCTGTCGATCGTCTCCAACGGCGAGACGGTCGGATCGATCGTCGTCGAGGGCGAGGGCGATCGGGCGACGGTCGACTACCGGGTCGACAATAACGGCCGCGGTCCCAAGCATCGCGAGGAGCTGACCTTCGGCGCGGGCGGCATCCCCACCGCCTGGACGATCAAGGGCAGCTCGCTGATGGGCGGCACCGTCGACGAGAGCTATCGCTGGTCCGCCGGCCGCGCGCAGTGGAGCAGCCAGGCCGACGCCGGCAGCGCCAAGGCGAAGCAGCCGCCGCTCTACGTCGTCAACGACGACAGCCCCTATGCGATCTGGGTCTATGCCCGCGCCGCATTGGCCCAACCCGATCACAGCATCGCCGTGCTGCCCTCGGGACGCATTTCGCTCGAGCAGCTCAGGACACTGACGGTCGGCGAGGGCGACGCCGCGACCGAGGTGACGGCGTGGCGGCTGACCGGGGTGCAGCTCAACCCCAGCTACCTGCTGCTCGACAAGGACCAGAAGCTGTTCGCGCTGTTCGGCCCCGGCGCCGACGGCACGACGATCCGCGCCGGCCATGAGGCGGCGGTGCCGATGCTCGGCAAGCTCGGCGCCGAGCTGGAGACCGAGCGCGCCTTCCAGCTCCAGCAGAAGCTGGCGCACCGCTTCGACGCGCCGGTCCGCATCCGCAACGTCCGCCTGTTCGATCCCGCCGGCGGCGCGCTGTCGCCGCTCTCGACCGTCGTCGTCATGCGCGACACGATCACCCAGGTGATCGCCGACGACCGGCTGCCCCCACCCGAGGACGAGGTGGTGATCGACGGCGAGGGCGGCACCCTCTACCCCGGCCTGCACGACATGCATTCGCACGCGACGCTGCCGTCGGGGCTGATGTACCTCGCCGCCGGGGTCACCGCGACCCGCGACATGGGCAACGACAACGGCTTCCTGCAGGACCTGCTGTCGAAGATCGACGCCGGGCAGGTCGCCTGGCCGCGCATCGTCCCCAACGGCTTCATCGAGGGGCGCAGCCCCTATTCGGCGCGCTTCGGCTTCATCCCCGCCTCGATCGACGAGGCGCTGAAGGACGTGCGCTGGTACGCCGATCGCGGCTATGCCGAGATCAAGATCTACAATTCGATGAACCCCGACTGGGTCAGGCCGATCGCCGCCGAGGCGCACCGGCTGGGCCTGCGCGTCACCGGCCATGTCCCCGCCTTCGACACGCCCGACCGGGTGATCGCGGACGGCTATGATTCGATCGCGCATCTCAACCAGCTCATGCTCGGCTGGATATTGCGGCCCGAGGAGGACAGCCGCACCCCGCTGCGCCTGACCGCGATGGCGCGCGCGGGATCGCTCGACCTCGCCTCCGACAAGATCCAGGCCACCGTGCGGCTGATGCAGCAGCGCGGCATCGCGCTCGACACCACCGCCGTGATCCTCGAACAGCTGATGATGAGCCGGGCGCGGCAGGTGCCGATGGGGCAGGAGGATTTCCTGTCGCACATGCCGATCGGCTTCCAGCGCTATCGCAAGCGCTCCTTCGTCACGATCGCCGACAAGGCCGAGGCCGACGCCTATCAGGCGGGCTACGACAAGATGCTCGCGACGATCGCGATGCTCCACAAGGCGGGCATCCGCCTGCTGCCCGGCACCGACGACGCGACCGGCTTCTCGGTCCAGCGCGAGGTCGAGCTCTATGTGAAGGCGGGACTGACCCCGGCCGAGGCGCTGCGCGCGGCGACGCTGGGGGCGGAGGAATTCCTCGGCCGGGCCGACCGGCTCGGCAGCATCGCCCGCGGCAAGCTCGCCGACCTGGTTCTGGTGCCCGGCGATCCGACGAAGGACATCAGCGCGATCCGCCGGCCGCGCATGGTGATGAAGGGCGGGGCGATCTACTTCCCGACCGAGATCTACACCGCGCTCGGCATCGCCCCCTTCACCACCGCGCCCGCGATCCGGCCGGCGACGAAGGTCGCCGCGCGCGCGGACGAGGGCGGCGACGCCGTCGGCTTCGGCTATGGGGAGCATGTCTATGCGGATTGA
- a CDS encoding peptidase S10, serine carboxypeptidase (PFAM: peptidase S10, serine carboxypeptidase), with product MRIDRTLIALALAFAALPANAAPAPAATAEAAQPRIFRSEGQGDFGGGRLRYAAAVEEVLLPGASIFVTSYVRSDVRDAGSRPVIFAFNGGPGSASLWLHLGMMGPRRVDFDDPTRPRTVAPFATAANPDSPLDVADIVLIDPPGTGYSRILPGGKPEQFYGVEQDARAMVQVVEQWLRRHGRLNSPKYLVSESYGTVRAAVMARLMAGGPTQTGSMDGLTLNGVVLLGQAMDMARGAEGDDRAYLAILPSLAATACHFGKAAPGCTPEGQVAAARRFIETSYLAALHAGSHLPADRKAAVAREMAALIGLPEKDILAADLRISGAAFARLLLAGEGRRIGLYDARFVLPSQGAGGDPVADDPAMGQYVPGFVGAWSDYAAKTLKVDLDIPYEPIAFRDVNGRWDYGFGAGVPVGKNYAVDLAVAMSRNPAMRLMVGTGYYDLVTPLGSADYVVAHAGIPLARTSFHGYPSGHGPYLGAEARTALARDLRAFMSAPK from the coding sequence ATGCGGATTGATCGCACGCTGATCGCACTGGCCCTCGCGTTCGCCGCGCTTCCGGCCAACGCCGCGCCCGCTCCGGCCGCCACCGCCGAAGCGGCGCAGCCGCGCATCTTCCGGTCTGAGGGGCAGGGCGACTTCGGCGGCGGCCGCCTGCGCTATGCGGCGGCGGTCGAGGAAGTGCTGCTGCCGGGCGCCAGCATCTTCGTCACCTCCTATGTCCGCAGCGACGTCAGGGACGCGGGCAGCCGCCCGGTGATCTTCGCGTTCAACGGCGGGCCGGGATCGGCGTCGCTCTGGCTGCATCTGGGGATGATGGGCCCACGCCGGGTCGATTTCGACGACCCGACCCGGCCGCGCACCGTCGCGCCCTTCGCCACGGCCGCCAATCCGGACAGCCCGCTCGACGTCGCCGACATCGTCCTGATCGATCCGCCGGGCACCGGCTACAGCCGCATCCTGCCGGGCGGCAAGCCCGAGCAGTTCTACGGCGTCGAGCAGGACGCGCGGGCGATGGTCCAGGTCGTCGAGCAATGGCTCCGCCGCCACGGCCGCCTCAATTCGCCCAAATATCTCGTCTCGGAAAGCTACGGCACGGTCCGCGCCGCCGTGATGGCGCGGCTGATGGCGGGCGGGCCGACCCAGACCGGATCGATGGACGGGCTGACGCTCAACGGCGTCGTCCTGCTCGGCCAGGCGATGGACATGGCGCGCGGCGCCGAGGGCGACGACCGCGCCTATCTCGCCATCCTGCCCTCGCTGGCCGCGACCGCCTGCCACTTCGGCAAGGCCGCGCCCGGCTGCACGCCCGAGGGGCAGGTCGCGGCGGCCAGGCGCTTCATCGAGACGAGCTATCTCGCCGCGCTCCACGCCGGCTCCCACCTGCCCGCCGACCGCAAGGCAGCGGTCGCGCGCGAGATGGCGGCGCTGATCGGCCTGCCAGAGAAGGATATCCTCGCCGCCGACCTGCGCATCTCGGGCGCGGCCTTCGCGAGGCTGCTGCTCGCCGGCGAGGGCCGGCGCATCGGCCTGTACGACGCGCGCTTCGTGCTGCCGTCGCAGGGCGCGGGCGGCGATCCGGTCGCCGACGATCCGGCGATGGGCCAATATGTGCCGGGCTTCGTCGGCGCGTGGAGCGACTATGCGGCGAAGACGCTCAAGGTCGATCTCGACATCCCCTATGAGCCGATCGCCTTCCGCGACGTCAACGGCCGCTGGGATTATGGTTTCGGCGCCGGCGTCCCGGTGGGGAAGAATTATGCGGTCGACCTCGCCGTGGCGATGAGCCGCAACCCGGCGATGCGGCTGATGGTCGGCACCGGCTATTACGACCTCGTCACCCCGCTCGGCAGCGCCGACTATGTGGTCGCCCATGCCGGCATCCCGCTCGCCCGGACCAGCTTCCACGGCTATCCGTCGGGCCACGGCCCCTATCTGG
- a CDS encoding Ornithine cyclodeaminase (PFAM: ornithine cyclodeaminase/mu-crystallin) — MNIAYYDAEQVERLLDYPGCIAAVRRAMRSLSESGKAQPLRQIVRIADKTMFGVMPGDLAAIGSFGAKLVSVAEDPARPGRARHRGVVVAYAADSAEVEAIADAEAVTAIRTACATAAATDALARPDARVLAIFGAGTQAETHIRALRHVRAFDRILLWGRSADSIAALAARLSRDLGIAVEATTDGQRAAGTADVICTVSGSAEPILFGAWVRKGTHVNLVGSSMLGPVEVDSALVAAGRYIADYRPGALAQASELAVARDAGLVTDDHVVGEIGEVFAGTLAGRESPGQITLYKSLGHVVQDLAATAYLHRRALSEGITP, encoded by the coding sequence ATGAACATCGCCTATTATGACGCGGAGCAGGTCGAACGGCTGCTCGACTATCCGGGCTGCATCGCGGCGGTGCGCCGGGCGATGCGGAGCCTGTCGGAAAGCGGCAAGGCGCAGCCGCTGCGCCAGATCGTCCGGATCGCCGACAAGACGATGTTCGGGGTGATGCCGGGCGACCTGGCGGCGATCGGCAGCTTCGGCGCCAAGCTGGTCAGCGTCGCCGAGGACCCCGCCCGCCCCGGCCGCGCGCGCCACCGCGGCGTGGTGGTCGCCTATGCCGCCGACAGCGCCGAGGTCGAGGCGATCGCCGACGCCGAGGCGGTGACCGCGATCCGCACCGCCTGCGCGACGGCGGCGGCAACCGACGCGCTGGCGCGGCCCGATGCGCGCGTGCTGGCGATCTTCGGCGCGGGCACCCAGGCGGAGACGCACATCCGCGCGCTGCGCCACGTCCGCGCCTTCGACCGCATCCTGCTGTGGGGCCGGTCGGCCGACAGCATAGCGGCGCTCGCGGCGCGCCTCTCGCGGGACCTGGGGATCGCCGTCGAGGCGACCACCGACGGCCAGCGCGCCGCCGGCACGGCCGACGTCATCTGCACGGTCAGCGGCTCGGCCGAGCCGATCCTGTTCGGCGCCTGGGTCCGCAAAGGGACCCATGTCAACCTGGTCGGGTCGAGCATGCTCGGGCCGGTCGAGGTCGATAGCGCCCTCGTCGCCGCCGGCCGCTACATCGCCGACTATCGACCCGGCGCGCTCGCCCAGGCGTCCGAGCTGGCGGTCGCGCGCGACGCCGGCCTCGTCACCGACGACCATGTCGTCGGCGAGATCGGCGAGGTCTTCGCCGGCACCCTCGCGGGCCGCGAGAGCCCCGGCCAGATCACCCTCTACAAGTCGCTCGGCCATGTCGTGCAGGACCTCGCCGCCACGGCCTATTTGCACCGACGCGCCCTTTCGGAAGGCATCACCCCGTGA